In one Alnus glutinosa chromosome 14, dhAlnGlut1.1, whole genome shotgun sequence genomic region, the following are encoded:
- the LOC133857656 gene encoding linamarin synthase 1-like, translated as MGSVEARKPHAVCVPFPAQGHVTPMMRLAKLLHSRGFHITFVNSEFNHMRLVRSKGPDHMKGLPDFQFETIPDGLPPSDRDATQDVPALCDSVRKNCLAPFKELVLKLNSTFEVPPVTCIVSDGVMSFGRKAAKDLGLLEVQFWTSSACGLMGCLNFGELVKRGIVPFKDESFKDDGTLDIPINWIPGMKNIRLKDLPTFIRTTDTNEIMFDVIGSEARNCLNSSAIIFNTFDEFEYEVLEAISAMFPRIYSIGPLPLLGRHVPDSQLKSLSSSLWKEDSKCLQWLDERESKSVVYVNYGSITVMTEQHLKEFAWGLANSKYPFLWIVRPDVVMGDSAILPEEFFDETKDRGLLVTWCPQDQVLAHPSIGVFLTHCGWNSTIESICGGVPVICWPFFADQQINCRYACTTWGIGMEVNHDVKRGEIEELVNEVMEGDKGKAMRQKAQEWKKKAVEVTNIGGSSYQSFERLIKEVLLGP; from the exons ATGGGTTCAGTTGAAGCCAGAAAACCCCATGCAGTATGTGTCCCATTCCCAGCGCAAGGGCATGTGACCCCCATGATGCGATTAGCCAAGCTACTACACTCGAGGGGTTTCCACATTACCTTTGTCAACAGCGAGTTCAACCACATGCGGCTAGTCCGGTCCAAAGGACCCGACCACATGAAGGGCTTACCGGATTTCCAGTTTGAAACTATACCCGATGGGTTGCCACCGTCCGATCGGGATGCAACCCAGGATGTCCCAGCCTTATGTGATTCCGTAAGAAAGAATTGTCTGGCCCCATTTAAAGAGCTTGTGCTTAAGCTTAACTCAACATTTGAAGTGCCTCCAGTCACTTGCATAGTTTCGGATGGGGTTATGAGTTTCGGCCGTAAAGCTGCAAAAGATTTGGGTCTCCTAGAGGTTCAATTTTGGACTTCTTCAGCTTGTGGTCTCATGGGATGTCTGAACTTTGGCGAACTCGTCAAAAGAGGCATTGTTCCATTCAAAG ATGAAAGCTTCAAAGATGACGGGACACTTGACATACCAATCAATTGGATTCCAGGCATGAAAAACATTCGGCTCAAGGACCTCCCTACCTTCATTAGAACCACTGATACTAATGAAATAATGTTCGATGTTATTGGATCAGAAGCACGAAATTGCTTGAATTCTTCTGCAATCATCTTCAACACATTTGATGAGTTTGAATATGAAGTACTGGAAGCAATTTCAGCCATGTTCCCTCGGATTTACAGTATAGGTCCGCTTCCCTTATTAGGCCGGCATGTGCCTGATAGCCAACTCAAGTCCTTAAGTTCAAGCTTATGGAAAGAAGATTCAAAATGTCTCCAATGGCTTGATGAAAGGGAATCCAAATCTGTTGTGTATGTAAACTATGGTAGTATTACCGTGATGACCGAGCAACATTTGAAAGAGTTTGCATGGGGGCTTGCAAATAGCAAGTACCCTTTTTTGTGGATTGTTAGGCCAGACGTAGTAATGGGAGATTCAGCAATTCTGCCTGAAGAATTTTTTGATGAGACTAAAGATAGGGGATTGCTAGTGACTTGGTGCCCCCAAGACCAAGTGTTGGCACACCCATCAATAGGTGTTTTCCTAACACATTGTGGATGGAACTCTACAATAGAAAGCATTTGTGGTGGTGTGCCTGTTATTTGCTGGCCATTTTTCGCTGACCAACAAATAAATTGTCGGTACGCTTGTACCACCTGGGGAATTGGCATGGAGGTCAACCATGATGTAAAACGTGGTGAGATTGAAGAACTTGTTAATGAAGTGATGGAAGGGGATAAAGGAAAGGCGATGAGGCAAAAGGCACAAGAATGGAAGAAGAAAGCAGTGGAAGTTACTAATATTGGAGGTTCATCTTACCAAAGTTTTGAAAGGTTAATTAAAGAGGTTCTCCTTGGTCCATAG